From the Thermococcus guaymasensis DSM 11113 genome, one window contains:
- a CDS encoding hydrogenase subunit MbhD domain-containing protein: MIEIHLTILAIAALIGLIASYLAITEKDLLKAVGYSAIQAIAYAIIFYLLMAPDIVLAYVAIAVGIYSALLIFIIGKTERYEVV, from the coding sequence ATGATTGAAATACACCTAACAATCCTCGCCATCGCCGCATTAATCGGATTAATAGCCTCATACCTCGCAATAACCGAAAAAGACCTCCTTAAGGCTGTTGGTTACTCAGCAATCCAGGCCATAGCCTACGCGATCATCTTCTACCTCCTCATGGCGCCGGACATCGTCCTAGCTTACGTGGCAATAGCAGTGGGAATATACTCGGCACTCCTCATCTTCATCATCGGGAAAACCGAAAGATACGAGGTGGTGTGA
- a CDS encoding Na(+)/H(+) antiporter subunit B, giving the protein MKRLIGLLILLITVLGVAFYIAQNITPPENLHPLGEYYLENSYFGEHSAKSPEVVTSILWDYRGVDTLFETAVFFLAIIGSLTLFRLSKEQAEEAKQGQPKPQLPEPVVVVTKLTVAMILAVSASIALHGQLTPGGGFQGGSALAVAPLLVIAAYTKYALEKNGLDKTRAIIIRSIGLLGIALTALTPLLANGYIMQNQPIFPGEALGVPLGGSLVLYNLFEYLAVGAGFTAVFLLLSIPEKKFKKFLGVRR; this is encoded by the coding sequence ATGAAACGCCTAATTGGCCTGCTCATACTTCTCATCACAGTCCTCGGAGTAGCGTTCTACATCGCCCAGAACATTACCCCACCGGAAAACCTCCACCCGCTTGGAGAGTACTATCTCGAAAACAGCTACTTCGGAGAACACTCCGCAAAAAGCCCCGAGGTGGTAACATCAATCCTCTGGGACTACCGTGGAGTTGACACGCTATTCGAAACGGCCGTCTTCTTCCTCGCGATAATCGGAAGCCTCACCCTCTTCAGACTGAGCAAAGAACAAGCCGAAGAAGCAAAACAAGGCCAGCCAAAACCACAGCTTCCAGAGCCTGTCGTAGTGGTCACAAAACTCACGGTTGCGATGATTTTAGCAGTTTCAGCCTCAATAGCCCTCCACGGGCAGTTAACGCCCGGAGGCGGCTTCCAGGGCGGTTCGGCACTGGCTGTTGCCCCACTCCTCGTGATAGCCGCCTACACTAAATACGCGCTCGAAAAGAATGGCCTGGACAAGACGAGGGCAATAATAATCCGCTCCATAGGATTACTCGGAATAGCACTCACGGCCTTAACACCACTTCTCGCCAACGGTTACATCATGCAGAATCAACCAATCTTCCCAGGAGAAGCCCTCGGAGTGCCCCTGGGAGGCTCACTCGTGCTGTACAACCTCTTCGAGTACCTGGCGGTCGGCGCGGGCTTCACGGCGGTCTTCCTGCTCCTCAGCATTCCCGAGAAGAAGTTCAAGAAATTCCTGGGGGTGAGGAGATGA
- a CDS encoding sodium:proton antiporter, with translation MIALLWSITIVSLLATLIISVCGIVAKPNLVKKLIALTIFSDTANVLVVLLGYRVIYPVKPPILPQLSKTALGEFVKTAVDPLPQALVITAVVIGMAVNILIAFAIIQIYRIYGTLDVREVGKTLPELLRRGEA, from the coding sequence ATGATTGCACTCCTCTGGAGCATCACAATAGTTTCACTCCTCGCGACGCTCATCATAAGCGTTTGCGGGATTGTTGCGAAGCCAAACCTCGTGAAAAAACTGATAGCCTTGACAATCTTCAGTGATACCGCAAACGTCCTCGTCGTCCTCCTCGGTTATAGAGTAATCTACCCAGTGAAGCCCCCAATCCTGCCCCAGCTCTCCAAAACGGCCCTCGGCGAGTTCGTCAAAACGGCCGTCGACCCGCTTCCCCAAGCGTTAGTCATAACTGCAGTAGTCATTGGCATGGCGGTTAACATACTCATCGCCTTCGCGATAATCCAGATTTACAGGATTTACGGGACGCTGGACGTTAGAGAAGTCGGGAAAACACTCCCCGAGCTGCTGAGGAGGGGTGAAGCATGA
- a CDS encoding Na+/H+ antiporter subunit E, whose protein sequence is MRGVVATALLAFITYIIFTGSITPYDLVTGAIVGIAVGLLVGRFLVENDAKALNPVRWAWGLIYFLWYFLVAEVKAHLDVIRRIITGDIEPGIVKVPLKVKSEYARTLVANSITNTPGTVVVDVDEDYLYVNWINVTTEEPEKAKREICEEFEKYAERIFE, encoded by the coding sequence ATGAGGGGGGTTGTAGCAACGGCCTTACTCGCATTCATCACGTACATCATCTTCACGGGCTCAATCACACCCTACGATTTGGTCACTGGAGCAATAGTCGGAATAGCCGTCGGCCTCCTCGTCGGCAGATTCCTCGTGGAGAACGATGCCAAAGCCCTCAATCCAGTTAGATGGGCTTGGGGCTTGATTTACTTCCTCTGGTACTTCCTCGTTGCAGAAGTTAAAGCGCACTTGGACGTGATAAGGCGGATAATCACCGGAGACATCGAGCCCGGCATAGTGAAAGTTCCATTGAAGGTGAAGAGCGAGTACGCGAGGACTCTCGTTGCCAACTCGATAACGAACACTCCTGGGACAGTTGTCGTTGACGTGGACGAGGATTACTTGTACGTGAACTGGATTAACGTGACTACTGAGGAGCCTGAGAAGGCCAAGAGGGAAATCTGCGAGGAGTTTGAGAAGTACGCGGAGAGGATATTCGAGTGA